One part of the Algibacter sp. L1A34 genome encodes these proteins:
- a CDS encoding RagB/SusD family nutrient uptake outer membrane protein: MKKIYKNIIVCFSLAALVTSCEKELDLSNPTALSIEELLQTDNGFELLSNGVLDAYQKVPANEFLLIELRSDNVRANSENGNFPAINAYNVNANNGDVATYYSNNMSTIKHANNIIDNRFLAPENQQYAVGEAYFMRALCHFNLVRAYQNVPYVDKVLDITKDEALDYPQLPEADVYAKIINDFKTSIAYLDGGVQNRYRPSKGAAICLAAKAYLSQPNPNYAEAELLLASVIENNGSYNYDLIFTERNNAEQFEFNADPLNPTTDVLTDAEYYANLVIDYGHVLGNAISDGYTDGVLDGSWSNSSALEINDEVIFSIAYDLVSSDNYVTSDSGLGDQVETDSESHSFAMTLQGPSNGVNIATLDFLEVMNPELQPVRFYASVNALDYSATLIDNTKDTFNVKFPTNGEIGDNDWIVLRYADVLLLYSEAILGNDDSTTDSRAIDAFNKVRLRAGLEEVVNLTKADLLAERRVEFVYENQRLYDLIRFGKADDVLTTFSNQNSLFYTNEKKYLPFPQREIDNLPGFYNQNNGY, translated from the coding sequence ATGAAAAAGATATATAAAAATATAATAGTTTGTTTTTCTTTAGCAGCTTTAGTTACAAGTTGTGAGAAAGAACTAGACCTTAGTAATCCTACGGCACTTTCAATAGAGGAGTTACTACAAACAGATAACGGATTTGAGTTGTTATCAAATGGAGTTTTAGATGCGTATCAAAAAGTTCCAGCAAATGAGTTTTTATTAATAGAATTACGATCTGATAATGTAAGAGCTAATTCAGAAAACGGAAACTTTCCTGCAATCAATGCTTATAATGTAAATGCAAATAATGGTGATGTAGCAACATATTATTCTAATAATATGTCTACTATTAAACACGCTAATAATATTATCGATAATCGATTTTTAGCCCCAGAAAACCAGCAATATGCCGTTGGTGAAGCTTATTTTATGAGAGCTTTGTGTCATTTTAATTTGGTAAGAGCGTATCAAAACGTGCCTTATGTAGATAAAGTTTTAGATATCACTAAGGATGAAGCTTTAGATTATCCTCAATTACCAGAAGCCGATGTTTATGCTAAGATTATTAACGATTTTAAAACATCCATAGCATATTTAGACGGTGGTGTACAAAATAGATATCGTCCTTCTAAAGGCGCTGCAATTTGTTTAGCTGCAAAAGCATATTTAAGTCAACCTAACCCTAATTATGCTGAAGCAGAACTTTTATTAGCCTCTGTAATAGAAAATAATGGGTCATATAATTATGATTTAATATTTACAGAAAGAAATAACGCTGAGCAGTTCGAGTTTAATGCAGATCCTTTAAACCCTACAACTGATGTTTTAACTGATGCCGAATATTATGCCAACCTAGTAATCGATTATGGGCATGTTTTAGGAAATGCAATTTCTGATGGTTATACAGATGGTGTTCTTGATGGATCTTGGTCAAACAGTTCTGCATTGGAAATTAATGATGAAGTTATTTTTTCAATAGCTTACGATTTAGTTAGTAGTGACAATTATGTAACTAGTGATAGTGGTTTAGGCGATCAAGTAGAAACCGATTCAGAATCGCATAGTTTTGCTATGACGTTGCAAGGGCCTTCAAATGGTGTAAATATTGCAACCCTTGATTTTTTAGAAGTTATGAATCCAGAATTACAACCTGTAAGGTTCTATGCTAGTGTTAATGCATTAGATTATAGCGCAACATTAATAGATAATACAAAAGATACTTTTAATGTTAAATTCCCAACAAATGGTGAGATTGGAGATAATGATTGGATAGTTTTAAGATATGCCGATGTATTATTGTTGTACTCAGAAGCTATTTTAGGAAATGATGATAGTACCACAGATTCTAGAGCTATTGACGCTTTTAATAAAGTAAGATTAAGAGCTGGTCTTGAAGAGGTAGTTAACTTAACAAAGGCTGATTTATTAGCGGAAAGACGTGTTGAATTTGTTTACGAAAATCAACGTTTGTACGATTTAATTAGGTTTGGTAAGGCAGATGATGTTTTAACAACATTCTCAAATCAAAACAGTTTGTTTTACACAAACGAAAAGAAATACCTTCCTTTTCCACAAAGAGAAATAGACAATTTACCTGGCTTTTATAACCAAAATAACGGATACTAA
- a CDS encoding cupin domain-containing protein produces the protein MKRLSEKYVITKDMEWEELGGGVSRKFLGYDNQIMMVRVKFEKGALGSPHQHFHTQATFCASGKFEFEIDGVKQIVEAGDGVYIEPNLLHSAVCLEEGELIDTFSPVREDFLSGDGVSYFGDK, from the coding sequence ATGAAAAGATTAAGTGAAAAGTACGTCATCACAAAAGACATGGAATGGGAAGAACTTGGAGGAGGAGTTTCAAGAAAGTTTTTAGGCTACGATAACCAAATTATGATGGTAAGAGTGAAATTTGAGAAAGGGGCATTAGGTTCTCCTCATCAACATTTTCACACGCAAGCTACTTTTTGTGCTTCAGGTAAATTTGAATTTGAAATTGATGGAGTAAAGCAAATTGTAGAAGCAGGAGATGGCGTATATATTGAGCCTAATTTATTACATAGTGCGGTTTGTCTAGAAGAAGGCGAATTAATTGACACATTTAGTCCTGTAAGAGAAGATTTTCTAAGTGGTGATGGTGTGTCTTATTTTGGAGATAAATAG
- a CDS encoding SusC/RagA family TonB-linked outer membrane protein has product MNLKSKLILTVMLVFNITLFAQSSRQLTGVVVSAADNIPIPGVNVIISNTSKGASTDFDGAFQIEVKQGDVLQISYVGFISQTIIVANQKTLNIALLEDVAQLNEVVVIGYGDQKEKTITSALTKVSGKDLENVSVSRVEDALQGKVAGLRIQVASSEAGGDPKITLRGPGSITGSSSPLIVVDGIVLGNDADILGSIDNNNIDSISVLKDASSVAIYGSRGANGVILVTLKKGISGTTKFSYNTFTGYKYANKNDNFNTTIADERARLNGLESVINGISLDSPNYDRILGDYDSAYAELEAMDFIASLGGGEKNWQDEVFNGGVITSHSLAVRGGTELTSYTASLGYLEDEGIALTDNFKKYNARIKVDSKSKNKKIKFGANLSVNYNDQNKLPARFTDPLRQYGHVPLYLNEEHLKYVTNFSTDVGTSTDAGKLFENLGEGSYGFSRAFDHVFTQDPNNPRQILRDPNTGLPVASDLTSGGLTLSTTKNVHPLVHFLERSRTKKKLSLNASSYIDFELAKGLNFRQTVSGVFRHNKNNDADYLYGQENRDQEAFRAEGRDELNQFVFESLVKYKKSFGKHEFNSVFGFEYTQRDFYTQETEAVGYTNDFNNNIALADGGTTYTDNGTDKLVSYFGRVDYNYNEKYLLQVSARTDGSTRFGPNTRFGFFPAASVGWVMSKENFLSSSDLVTFLKLRASYGVSGSNEISNNIFESLYRFEETFGTVGYNGQTGVKGLTLANKDLGWEKLVEFNPGIDVTFGRSLLNLSLDYYTRTSEDLILFAPVAGTYGADNWLQNIGEVKNEGLEIELNSRLITSEDFSWSASGQFSLNRNTVQSLGKSEQIISEIAQDTRATQFIAKVGQPITSFYGWVYEKEIPLEWVDNPFNRFNNDFADVYVKDLNNDGVIDDEDRTELGSPYPDFTWGFSSDFRYQDFDFSFQWQGSHGAEVRVADLDQLYYASESAVNELASFPDRDLTVHRRFTDDHIQDASFVTLRNVTLGFSLPESFTSRNGIDKLRFYLTGENLLFFTAKGYEGFNPDASGQTSDNANTPLTSGYQRGDGPVVRTISAGINFQF; this is encoded by the coding sequence ATGAATTTAAAGTCTAAACTAATTTTAACAGTAATGTTGGTTTTCAATATTACTTTATTTGCGCAGAGCAGCAGGCAACTTACGGGTGTTGTTGTTTCGGCTGCAGATAACATCCCTATTCCTGGGGTAAATGTTATTATATCAAATACTTCAAAAGGAGCTTCAACAGATTTTGATGGTGCTTTTCAAATAGAAGTAAAGCAAGGAGATGTTCTTCAAATATCTTATGTTGGTTTTATTTCTCAAACTATTATTGTCGCTAATCAAAAAACATTGAATATAGCGCTTCTTGAAGATGTAGCTCAACTAAATGAAGTTGTAGTTATTGGTTACGGAGATCAAAAAGAGAAGACTATAACTAGTGCTTTAACAAAAGTTTCTGGTAAAGATCTTGAAAATGTTTCGGTATCTCGTGTAGAGGATGCTCTTCAAGGGAAAGTAGCTGGTTTAAGAATTCAAGTAGCATCATCAGAGGCTGGTGGTGATCCAAAAATCACATTAAGAGGGCCTGGATCAATTACAGGTTCATCGTCCCCTTTAATTGTTGTAGACGGAATTGTTTTAGGTAATGATGCTGATATTTTAGGATCTATCGATAATAATAATATTGATTCTATTAGTGTTTTGAAAGATGCATCGTCTGTTGCTATATACGGTTCTCGTGGAGCAAATGGCGTAATATTAGTTACTCTTAAAAAAGGTATTTCAGGGACAACAAAATTCTCGTACAATACATTTACGGGGTATAAATACGCTAATAAAAATGACAATTTTAATACTACCATAGCAGATGAAAGAGCTAGGTTAAATGGATTAGAGAGTGTGATTAATGGGATATCTCTCGATAGCCCGAACTATGATAGGATTTTAGGTGATTATGATTCTGCTTATGCTGAGCTTGAAGCTATGGATTTCATTGCTTCATTAGGTGGTGGTGAAAAAAACTGGCAAGATGAAGTTTTTAATGGAGGTGTTATAACTAGCCACTCTTTAGCAGTAAGAGGAGGTACTGAATTAACAAGTTACACGGCTTCTTTAGGATATCTTGAAGATGAGGGGATTGCATTAACCGATAATTTCAAGAAATATAATGCAAGAATAAAAGTTGATAGTAAATCAAAAAACAAGAAAATTAAATTTGGTGCAAATTTAAGTGTTAATTATAACGATCAAAATAAGTTGCCAGCGCGTTTTACAGATCCATTAAGACAATATGGGCATGTGCCGCTTTACTTAAATGAAGAACATTTAAAGTATGTTACTAATTTTTCTACAGATGTAGGGACTTCAACAGATGCTGGGAAACTATTTGAGAACCTTGGAGAAGGAAGTTATGGTTTTTCTAGAGCTTTTGATCATGTTTTTACACAAGACCCAAATAATCCTAGACAAATTCTTAGAGACCCTAATACAGGACTTCCAGTGGCTAGTGATTTAACATCAGGAGGACTAACTTTATCTACTACAAAAAATGTACATCCTTTAGTTCATTTTCTGGAAAGATCTAGAACGAAGAAGAAATTAAGTTTAAATGCATCATCTTATATTGATTTTGAATTAGCGAAAGGGCTTAATTTTAGACAAACTGTTTCAGGTGTTTTTAGACACAATAAGAATAATGATGCTGACTATTTATATGGTCAAGAAAATAGAGATCAAGAAGCTTTCAGAGCAGAAGGAAGAGATGAATTAAATCAATTTGTATTTGAATCACTTGTTAAGTATAAGAAGAGTTTTGGTAAACATGAATTTAATTCAGTTTTTGGATTTGAGTATACACAAAGAGATTTTTATACACAAGAGACCGAAGCAGTAGGTTATACCAATGATTTTAATAATAATATTGCGCTTGCAGATGGAGGAACTACTTATACAGATAATGGAACAGATAAGTTAGTGTCTTATTTTGGAAGAGTAGATTATAACTATAATGAAAAATATTTATTACAAGTATCTGCTCGTACTGATGGTAGTACTAGATTTGGACCAAATACTAGGTTTGGGTTCTTTCCTGCAGCTTCTGTAGGTTGGGTTATGTCGAAGGAAAATTTCTTGTCGTCAAGCGATCTTGTAACATTCTTAAAATTAAGAGCTAGTTATGGTGTTTCGGGTTCTAATGAAATATCTAACAATATATTTGAATCACTTTATAGATTCGAAGAAACATTCGGAACTGTTGGTTATAATGGTCAAACAGGAGTTAAAGGGTTAACTTTAGCAAATAAAGATTTAGGTTGGGAAAAATTAGTAGAGTTTAACCCTGGGATAGATGTTACCTTTGGTAGAAGTCTTTTAAATTTATCATTAGATTATTATACAAGAACAAGTGAAGACTTAATTCTTTTTGCTCCGGTAGCAGGTACTTATGGTGCAGATAATTGGTTACAAAATATTGGTGAAGTTAAAAACGAAGGTCTTGAAATAGAATTAAATTCAAGACTTATTACTAGCGAAGATTTTAGTTGGTCTGCTTCAGGTCAGTTTTCTTTAAACAGAAATACAGTTCAAAGTTTAGGGAAAAGTGAACAAATTATTTCTGAGATTGCACAGGATACCAGAGCTACACAGTTTATAGCTAAAGTAGGGCAACCAATAACATCTTTTTACGGTTGGGTTTACGAAAAAGAAATTCCGTTAGAGTGGGTTGATAACCCTTTTAATAGGTTTAATAATGATTTTGCAGATGTTTATGTAAAAGATTTAAATAATGATGGTGTTATAGATGATGAGGATAGAACGGAATTAGGAAGTCCTTATCCAGATTTTACTTGGGGATTCAGTTCAGATTTTAGATATCAAGATTTCGATTTTTCATTCCAATGGCAAGGGTCTCATGGAGCCGAAGTTAGAGTTGCCGATTTAGATCAGTTGTATTATGCTAGTGAATCTGCCGTAAATGAGCTTGCTAGTTTTCCTGATAGAGATTTAACAGTTCATAGAAGATTTACAGACGATCATATTCAAGATGCTTCTTTTGTGACTTTAAGAAATGTAACATTAGGTTTCTCTTTACCAGAATCGTTTACTTCAAGAAATGGAATTGATAAGCTAAGGTTTTATTTAACAGGAGAGAATTTATTGTTTTTTACTGCTAAAGGTTATGAAGGGTTTAACCCAGATGCTTCTGGTCAAACATCAGATAATGCCAATACGCCATTAACATCAGGTTATCAAAGAGGAGATGGTCCAGTGGTTAGAACAATTTCAGCAGGGATTAACTTTCAATTTTAA